In one Deinococcus ruber genomic region, the following are encoded:
- a CDS encoding alpha/beta hydrolase: protein MSDPTHVHAFLPGTDSVCAPMVLFHGSGGNEFSLMPLASEVAPERAQVGLRGTVAIEDGYAFFHRFPDRRVDEADIKRTVPVLAEFIEAACTRSGITRRPIALAFSNGAIMAAALLLSQPSALAGAILLRPLSPFMRDLPHRIDGTPVLIIDGEQDDRRAPDDGLRLAERLIRAGALVTHHVLPVGHLISAEDQRLASLWLQIYGR, encoded by the coding sequence ATGTCTGACCCAACACATGTTCACGCATTCCTGCCTGGCACGGATTCCGTGTGTGCACCGATGGTGTTGTTCCATGGCTCGGGGGGTAATGAATTCTCTCTGATGCCGCTGGCTTCTGAAGTGGCCCCTGAGAGGGCTCAGGTTGGTCTTCGTGGCACGGTGGCCATCGAGGACGGGTATGCTTTTTTCCATCGGTTTCCAGATCGTCGGGTAGACGAAGCAGACATCAAGCGGACCGTGCCGGTCTTGGCAGAATTCATTGAAGCAGCCTGCACCCGCTCAGGCATTACCAGGCGGCCAATTGCACTCGCGTTCTCGAACGGTGCGATCATGGCAGCAGCCTTGTTGCTCTCCCAGCCGAGTGCTTTGGCAGGCGCGATCCTCCTCCGCCCGCTTTCTCCTTTTATGCGTGACCTCCCACACCGCATCGACGGGACGCCGGTGCTGATCATCGACGGTGAGCAGGATGATCGCAGAGCGCCCGACGACGGCTTGCGACTCGCTGAGCGACTGATTCGTGCTGGTGCCTTAGTCACACATCACGTGTTGCCAGTTGGACACTTGATCAGCGCAGAGGATCAGCGGCTGGCGAGCCTGTGGCTTCAGATCTACGGCCGCTAA